In Flavobacteriales bacterium, the genomic window TTCCTTTCCAACCGGCTTTTTCAATAAGCCAACCTGCAGCGGCTTTAAAATTTCCGTTTTCGAGCGGATATACTACTGCATCGGGATAGTGTGCAAGTAATTGTTCTTTTTGTTCGGGAGTAATTTCCGGATTCTTAAAGAATGAACCCGCATTACCTGTTACTTTCGGATCAGGAAGTTTGCTTTGCCGGATTCGGATTACGGCATCTGATACAGCTTTGACTGTTAAATCGCGAATTCCCATTTTTTCCAGTTCCTGCTCAATTGCTCCATAATGCGTTTTAAGCACAGGCTGTTTTTTCAATGAGAAAGTAACTGAAACTATAATGTATTCCCCTTTTAATTCGCGCTTAAAAACACTTTCGCGATAGCCGAATTTACATTCTGCAGCCGTAAAACGATGGATTTCGAGTGTTTCGGTATGCAATGCTTCCAGCGAATGAAAACAGTCCTTCATTTCCACGCCGTAAGCTCCAATGTTTTGCATCGGTGCTGCACCAACACAACCCGGAATCAGCGAGAGATTTTCGAGTCCGCCATAATTCCTCTCCACCGTCCACATCACGAGTTCGTGCCATACTACTCCGCTTCCTGCTTTAACTAAAATTTCCTGCTCATCTTCCCGCACAATTTCAATACCGGGAATACGATTAAGCACCACTACTCCATTATAATTACTCCGGAACAACACATTGCTTCCACCACCTAGGACCATCAATGGCAAGGCCCTGAATTTCGGTTCCTCAATCAAAGATTGTAAGGTATTCACATCAGCAGCCTCCGCCACATAGCGGGCCGATACCTCTATTCCAAAGGTGTTATAAGCACGAAGCGAACAATTTTCCTGAAGCATCATAATGCAAATCTATTGGAAATGAAATCAAAATTTTAATGGCATTTCGGGAATAACTAACAATAAAAGACTCACAAAAGCGTGATTTAATCTCTATTTTCGCAATTCAATGAAACGACGAATTTCCGTAGCCGTAACCAACGACCTCCTCACCGATCAAAGGGTGCACAAGGTGTGTTTGTTTCTGCACGATAGAGGAAATTCAGTAAAGCTCATCGGACGAAGAAAAAAAAGCAGCGGAGAACTGGATGTTCGTCCCTACGCAACACGACGCATGAAACTCCTCTTCGAAAAGGGACCCCTATTTTATGCTGCGTTTAATTTGCGTTTGTTTTTCCAGCTCCTTTTTTCACCGAGTGATATTATTGTTGCCAACGATCTGGATACACTTCTGGCCTGCAAATGGGCGGCACGAATTAAACGGAATCAATTGGTATATGACAGTCACGAATACTTTACGGAGGTACCGGAATTAGTCGGACGACCCCGCGTACAGCGAATCTGGCAGCGGATTGAATCGTCTATTTTTCCAAAACTAAAACACATCATCACCGTTAATGATTCCATTGCCGATTTGTTTTTTCAACGCTATGGAAAACGTCCCGCAGTAGTCCGCAATATCCCTTCGGGAAAAGAACTTCCAGAAAAGAAAACACGCCAGGAATTAAATCTGCCCGAAGACAAATTCATTCTCATCATTCAGGGTGCGGGAATAAATGTTGACCGCGGTAATGAGGAGATGGTAGAAAGCATGAAATTTCTTCCGGAGTGTCTATTGCTGATCATCGGAAATGGGGATGTAGTAGATGCATTGAAAAAAAATGTGCAGGAGAATCACCTGCAGGAACGCGTTCTCTTTTTCCCGCGAATGCCCTATGCCGACATGATGCAATATACACGTAATGCAGATTTGGGGATTACGATGGATAAAGACACCAACATCAATTATCGCTTCAGTTTACCCAATAAAGTATTCGATTTTATCCGCGCAGGAATTCCGGTTTTTGCCTCTGATTTAACGGAGGTAAAAAGAATAGTATCCGGATTTGAAGTTGGAATAATCAGTGAAAATCATCAACCGGAAAACATTGCAAAACAAATCCGCGATTTGATGAACAATCAAACCCTGTATCTAAAATTAAAATCGAACACACGTTTTGCAGCGCAGGAATTAACCTGGGAAAATGAATGTGGAGAACTGGATAAAATTTACGGCGGACTCGGAGCCTGATTAAACTGTGCGCAGGGCCGTATATAAAATGTACATACTCAACAATCCGGCAGCAACACTAATAACAATATTCAACAAAGCCATTAAGGAATTTCCGGATTGAATTAATTGTAAATTTTCATAGGAGAAAGTACTAAAGGTGCTCAGTCCCCCACAAAATCCCGTTGCCAATAACAGATATAAACTCTCCGAATTTTTCGATTTTAAAAACAGGGCGACTAAAATTAAAATAATACCGGCAAGGACATTCACCAGCAATGTTCCCAAGGGAAATTTGGAATTCCACCACGATTGAATTTGTCCGCTGAGCAAATATCGCAGCACAGAACCTGCTCCTCCACCAATAAATACCATTAACAGATTCATACTGCAGGAATAATTTTTGGTTTTAGTTTCAGAAAAATAAAATAGACTATTCCGGCGGAAATCATTCCCCAAACTGCACCGACACTTACATCCGAAGGATAATGTACGCCGAGGTAAACTCTGCTATAGGCAACCAGTATGGCCGATGAAAACAAAACGAGTGTTGCTATTTTGTTCCGAATTAGCAATGAAAAAAACAAAGCCAGTGCAAAAAAGTTGGCGGCATGAGAGGAAATAAATCCGTATTGTCCTCCACAATATTGGTTCACCAAATGAAGCTGGTCCTTAAGCTCCAGGTTGTGACAGGGACGATACCTTAAAAACTGATTCTTGAATAAATGATTTGAACCGCTATCTGAAATGAGAATTAAAACCGAAACACAAAGCAGAATAAAAATCAATCCGCGCCAACCGGATTTCATCCAGGTCCAATAGGCCAGCAACAAGTAACCGGGAATCCAGAATAATTTAGAGGAAAGGGTCCACATGATAGAATCGAAAGCGGGAGAATGTGCATCATTGATTCGCAAAAGCCATTCATGATCCAATTGCTCCAGTGCTTCTATCATTCTACTCAGGCATTAAGTTTTCTCCAGAGTAAATCTTTCAGCTCCTGAATTCCGAGTCCGCTAACCGATGATATAAACAAACATTCTACTCCTTTCGGAATTTCCTTTTTCATTTCTTTCATCATCTGTTCATCCAGCATATCGCATTTGGTAATGGCCAGCACGCGGTCTTTATGCAATAATTCTGGATTATACATTTTAAGTTCATTTTCCAATACAGCGAATTCTTTAGCGATATCGTCCGAATCGGCAGGAACCATGAATAACAAAATAGAATTTCGTTCTATATGACGAAGAAAACGGTGACCAAGTCCTTTACCTAAATGCGCTCCTTCTATAATTCCCGGAATATCGGCAACTATAAAAGATCTGTAATCGCGGTATTTTACAATTCCGAGATTGGGAACCATCGTGGTAAAAGGATAATCTGCGATCTCCGGTTTTGCAGCTGAGATTACACTGAGTAATGTTGATTTACCTGCATTGGGAAATCCGACTAATCCGACATCGGCAAGGACTTTCAATTCAAGTATTTTCCATTCTTCTCTACCGGGTTCTCCGGGTTGAGCATAAGTTGGAGCCTGATTGGTGGATGTTTTAAAATTTTCATTTCCGAGTCCACCTCTACCGCCGGGAGTAAGAATACGTTCTTCGCCGTCTTTGGTAATTTCAAAATGAATCTCACCCGTTTCAGCATCACGGGCCACCGTGCCGAGGGGAACTTCAAGAATTTCATCGCGACCACTACGTCCCGTCATGCGACTGGAACCTCCGTTAACGCCGGCTTCTGCAATAACATGCTTGCGGTATTTCAAGTGAATGAGGGTCCACAATTGTGAGTTACCCCGCAGAATGATATGTCCGCCGCGACCACCATCTCCGCCATCGGGACCACCATTCGGATTTCCTTTTGCGCGATGAAAATGGGCAGAACCAGCTCCGCCTTTTCCGGAACGACAACAAATTTTTACGTAATCAACGAAATTGGAATCCATGGTGTATCCCCTTTTAAAAAGAGGTGCTTTAAAAAATAAAATTATTTTACTGTAGCGCTGGAAATTGCTTCTGCCAAACGATTGAAAATTTCTTCAATGGTTCCGATGCCATGTATTTCGTGACACTTATTCTGATGCTGATAATAATCTTTTACCGGCGCAGTTTCTGCATTGTAAACGTTAATGCGATTTTGAATGACGTTCGGATCTTTATCATCCGGACGACCAGAAGTTTCTCCGCGTTTAATCAATCGCGCTTTTAATTCTGCTTCCGGAACTTCCAATGATAACATAGCAGTAATGCTGTGTCCTTTCGAATTTAAAAATGCATCCAGTGCTTCTGCTTGTGCAGAGGTACGTGGAAATCCATCGAAAATAAATCCTTGTGCATTCGGATGTTTGTTCACTTCCGACTCCAGCATTTTGATGGTTACTTCGTCTGGAACCAATTGTCCTTTGTCGATATAACTTTTTGCCAGCGTACCAAGTTCTGTACCTCCTTTAATGTTGGCACGAAAAATATCACCGGTAGAAAGGTGTACTAATCCGTATTTTTTAATGAGGTTCTCTGACTGAGTTCCCTTACCTGCACCCGGAGGTCCGAATAAAACGATGTTCAGCATAAGCTTTAATTTATTATTCAACAATCTTGTATATATCTTTCAGGTTTCTTCCTAATCCATCGTAATCCAACCCATATCCCACAATAAAATCATTGGGAATTTCAATGGCAGGATAATGAATCTCAGATTTGCCTTTATATGCATTTGGCTTGTACAACAAGGTTGCAATACGCACCGAAGCAGGTGATAATCGTTGCAGTGCCTCCACTACTTTGTCCACTGTTAATCCGGTATCTACAATATCCTCAATAACGATAATGTCCTTTTCGCGAATATCTTCATTAAGACCGATGAGTTCGCGGACTTCACCTGTAGAGGTGGTACCGTGATAAGAAGCTAATTTTACAAATGAAATATGACAATCACCTTTGAACTCGCGCAGTAAATCGGCAGCGAACATGAATGAGCCATTGAGAACGGCGAGAAAAACCGGACTCTTACCTGCATAATCTGCACTGATCTTTTCGCCCAGTTGAGCAATGCGATCCGCAATCTGTTCCGCCCCAATATAGGGTGCGAACTCCTTATCCTTCAGCTTAATTTTTTGCATAAAAAGCAAAGATAGTCAATTTGAACGACTTTGGGAAGGAAAAAATAGGGTTGACGCCTTACTCTTTCCTGATTACCAACTCATTGCGGTCGGAAAAATTGATTTTATGCAACTGTAGTGCGTTTCCACATCCACATTTGGAAGCCAAGCATGATGGTGGATAACAACAGATGGATGGGTTGCAAAATGGCCGGCATGGCAAAATAGGAAAGCAGCGCACCACTGATAACGGCGATTCCGATTACGGTAAATAATCCTTTAATGCCCGGAACCATTCCCTGGGTTTTCCACCAGATGAATAAGGTGCTTAGCACAATCATCCAGGAGAATGACCGGTGTACATAAAAAATCGTGCTCAACTGATCAATCCATAAATGGCGACTTCCTCCCTGATGTGCTTCGGCGATGACATCAATCTGTTGCCGGATTTGTGTCCCCATTAATATTTGCGCAAAAGCGATGAACAATATGAGTCCGATTACCCAACGCACTGGTGTGCTGACTTTCACTTTTGGTAAATCCTGACAAATAGCGATGAGTCGAACCTGCAATAATATAATGACCAAGGCCAGCAACATATGCACTGTTAACACCCATGGGACAATTTTCGTTGCTACAACTACTGCACCGAACCATGCTGTTAACATGATTAAAACCAAATTGAGAAAACTCAGAATGGTAATCCATTTATTGCGCTTAAAAAACCACAATGAAATAACGAATTGCAACAAAGTAAGATTACCGGAAATAAATCCGATTAAACGATTGACGTATTCGGTCCAGGTTTTCGCTGCATTAAAATCTTGTTCTTCCAATAAAGAAGGATCATTCCGCATGGCATTTGCTTCCGATTGAAATCCGGTTTTATCGAGTAGGCGACAAAAATTCTCCAGCTTTTTAGCGCGTTTGGCCGAATAGATTTCTTTGTAATTAACCGGGATCTGAGAGATATCGGTAGGCGGAACCCATTGTCCGAAACATTTCGGCCAATCCGGACAACCCATTCCTGAACCACTCATTCGTACTACGGAACCAGCTATAATTACCAAGTAAATGGAAACCAGCGTGATTTTTGTCAGCTTTAAAAATCCTTTCATAACGAGGACAAATTTACTGTCCCATTTTATGTACTTTGCATCAGAACAAAAATAATTTTCATCAAAAGCATGCAACCTTTCCGCTTTTGTTTGTCGTTATGTTGTACAAAACCTGCATTATGAAAAGAAAATTAGTTGTGCTGATATTGCTCATTGTTTCCAATGTTGCTGTAGCACAGGAAAAAAAAGAACGTGCAGAAGAGGCCGGTCAGTTTCAAATGGGACTACGGAGCACGATGAGTCTGTTTGGAGATGATGATTTAATCGGTGTAGGTACGGGTGGTCAATTCCGTTTAAGACTAAACAAACGACTCAATACCGAATGGTTTGCCGACTATATTCAAACCGATTTGTGGGGAGCAGGAAGAAGAAGTGATGGTCATATTGGCTGGAGTGTCATGTTCTATCCTTTTTCCACCGGTGAAAAAAAGCTACAACCTTATTTTTTGGCAGGGCATTGTTTTGATTATACCCGGGTTGTACCATTTAACACACTCACTGAATTAAAAACCGACGAAGCACAAAAACGCTGGAGTTCCGCCACCCAGGCCGGAGCAGGTTTTCATTGGAACATCACGGATAAATTCAATATGTCGTTTTCTGCCCAATACATGATTCATCTGGGCAAGGACCTGCATTATGAAATGGAAGAAGTTAACGGTGTAAA contains:
- the hpt gene encoding hypoxanthine phosphoribosyltransferase; amino-acid sequence: MQKIKLKDKEFAPYIGAEQIADRIAQLGEKISADYAGKSPVFLAVLNGSFMFAADLLREFKGDCHISFVKLASYHGTTSTGEVRELIGLNEDIREKDIIVIEDIVDTGLTVDKVVEALQRLSPASVRIATLLYKPNAYKGKSEIHYPAIEIPNDFIVGYGLDYDGLGRNLKDIYKIVE
- a CDS encoding phosphatase PAP2 family protein; this encodes MIEALEQLDHEWLLRINDAHSPAFDSIMWTLSSKLFWIPGYLLLAYWTWMKSGWRGLIFILLCVSVLILISDSGSNHLFKNQFLRYRPCHNLELKDQLHLVNQYCGGQYGFISSHAANFFALALFFSLLIRNKIATLVLFSSAILVAYSRVYLGVHYPSDVSVGAVWGMISAGIVYFIFLKLKPKIIPAV
- a CDS encoding adenylate kinase, whose translation is MLNIVLFGPPGAGKGTQSENLIKKYGLVHLSTGDIFRANIKGGTELGTLAKSYIDKGQLVPDEVTIKMLESEVNKHPNAQGFIFDGFPRTSAQAEALDAFLNSKGHSITAMLSLEVPEAELKARLIKRGETSGRPDDKDPNVIQNRINVYNAETAPVKDYYQHQNKCHEIHGIGTIEEIFNRLAEAISSATVK
- the murB gene encoding UDP-N-acetylmuramate dehydrogenase, whose product is MMLQENCSLRAYNTFGIEVSARYVAEAADVNTLQSLIEEPKFRALPLMVLGGGSNVLFRSNYNGVVVLNRIPGIEIVREDEQEILVKAGSGVVWHELVMWTVERNYGGLENLSLIPGCVGAAPMQNIGAYGVEMKDCFHSLEALHTETLEIHRFTAAECKFGYRESVFKRELKGEYIIVSVTFSLKKQPVLKTHYGAIEQELEKMGIRDLTVKAVSDAVIRIRQSKLPDPKVTGNAGSFFKNPEITPEQKEQLLAHYPDAVVYPLENGNFKAAAGWLIEKAGWKGKRVGHCGVHHLQALVLVNHGGAGGQEIFDLSTNILEDINNKFGILLEREVNIL
- the obgE gene encoding GTPase ObgE, whose product is MDSNFVDYVKICCRSGKGGAGSAHFHRAKGNPNGGPDGGDGGRGGHIILRGNSQLWTLIHLKYRKHVIAEAGVNGGSSRMTGRSGRDEILEVPLGTVARDAETGEIHFEITKDGEERILTPGGRGGLGNENFKTSTNQAPTYAQPGEPGREEWKILELKVLADVGLVGFPNAGKSTLLSVISAAKPEIADYPFTTMVPNLGIVKYRDYRSFIVADIPGIIEGAHLGKGLGHRFLRHIERNSILLFMVPADSDDIAKEFAVLENELKMYNPELLHKDRVLAITKCDMLDEQMMKEMKKEIPKGVECLFISSVSGLGIQELKDLLWRKLNA
- a CDS encoding glycosyltransferase, which produces MKRRISVAVTNDLLTDQRVHKVCLFLHDRGNSVKLIGRRKKSSGELDVRPYATRRMKLLFEKGPLFYAAFNLRLFFQLLFSPSDIIVANDLDTLLACKWAARIKRNQLVYDSHEYFTEVPELVGRPRVQRIWQRIESSIFPKLKHIITVNDSIADLFFQRYGKRPAVVRNIPSGKELPEKKTRQELNLPEDKFILIIQGAGINVDRGNEEMVESMKFLPECLLLIIGNGDVVDALKKNVQENHLQERVLFFPRMPYADMMQYTRNADLGITMDKDTNINYRFSLPNKVFDFIRAGIPVFASDLTEVKRIVSGFEVGIISENHQPENIAKQIRDLMNNQTLYLKLKSNTRFAAQELTWENECGELDKIYGGLGA
- a CDS encoding COX15/CtaA family protein, whose amino-acid sequence is MKGFLKLTKITLVSIYLVIIAGSVVRMSGSGMGCPDWPKCFGQWVPPTDISQIPVNYKEIYSAKRAKKLENFCRLLDKTGFQSEANAMRNDPSLLEEQDFNAAKTWTEYVNRLIGFISGNLTLLQFVISLWFFKRNKWITILSFLNLVLIMLTAWFGAVVVATKIVPWVLTVHMLLALVIILLQVRLIAICQDLPKVKVSTPVRWVIGLILFIAFAQILMGTQIRQQIDVIAEAHQGGSRHLWIDQLSTIFYVHRSFSWMIVLSTLFIWWKTQGMVPGIKGLFTVIGIAVISGALLSYFAMPAILQPIHLLLSTIMLGFQMWMWKRTTVA
- the crcB gene encoding fluoride efflux transporter CrcB, producing MNLLMVFIGGGAGSVLRYLLSGQIQSWWNSKFPLGTLLVNVLAGIILILVALFLKSKNSESLYLLLATGFCGGLSTFSTFSYENLQLIQSGNSLMALLNIVISVAAGLLSMYILYTALRTV